From the genome of Clavibacter nebraskensis NCPPB 2581:
CCGAGGGCGGCGCGGAGGAACTTGACGTGCGCCTTCTCGTCCTGCGCGATCTCGTACGCGTACTGGCGGATCGCGTAGTCCTGGAACTGGACCGCGCGGCCGCCCGTGACGGCGCCCAGGGTTCCGACGCCCGTGGTGTCGTTCGGGACGAGGCCGTTGCCGGTCACGGCGCGGAGGTAGAACTCGGCCTCCAGGTACTCGAGGTTGAGCGCGAAGTTGAGGACGGCGGCGTCTGTGACGGCGCCCGCGTCGGCCTCGGCCTGGGCGTCGGCCGCCTGGGCGCCCGTCGCGGGGATGAGGGCCGCGGCGCCGACGCCGAGACCGGCGACGCCGGCCGCGCTGAAGAAGCGGCGACGGTCGAGCGGCGACTGCGCGCTCCGGTCGATGGCCTGGGTGATGAACTTCCTGTCGAACATGTGCACGCTCCGAGGAGGTCGGCGGTGCGCATGGCTCGTCCATGGGCATCCGCGCTGCCCACGATCCGCCCGTATCGGCTTGTGCACAATGCCTTAGCCCCCAGATGGTGCTGGGATCCGGTCCGGAGCTACCGGTATGCGGGTCCAGGTCCCGCGTCCGGGGGTCGTGATGTCGGGGGGCGCGCGTAGAACGGACACGTGACCGAACCCGCCCTCGTCGCCGACCCGAAGCCGCGCCGCGCGCTGCTCGACATCACCCGCATCTACGCGGAGCCGGCCGCCCTGGAGCTGCCGCGCGGGCAGGAGATCGTGGGCGCGTGGCCGGACGCCACCATCGTCGAGGTCGCCTCGCACTGGCAGATCCCCGAGGTCCATGGCGACGAGGCGAACGTCGCGCGCTGGGTGCGCATCAAGACGGAGGCGCTCGTCGTGGGCGTCAAGAAGTCGCTCGTCACCAGGCCCAACGGCCGCTCGGCCGACTTCATCGCGCCGTCCACCGCCAACGGCTGCGCCATGGCCTGCGCGTACTGCTACGTGCCGCGGCGCAAGGGGTACAGCAACCCCATCACGGTGTTCGCGAACATCGAGCAGATCCAGCGCCACGGCGCCCGCCACATCGCCAAGCAGGGGCCCAAGGTCGAGCCCAACCAGTGCGACCCCGAGGCGTGGGTCTACGACATCGGCGAGAACAGCGACTGCTCGGCCGACGCGCGCGTCAGCGAGAACGTGCGCGACCTCGTCGAGCTGTTCCGCATGTCGCCCACCGCCACGGCGTCCTTCGCCACCAATCACGTCAACCGCGAGATGCTCCAGTGGGATCCGATGGGCCGCACGCGCGTCCGCTTCTCGCTCATGCCGGAGGCCGTCGCCCGCGTCACCGACATCCGCACGTCGCCCATCCCGGAGCGCATCGCCGCCATCGACGACTTCGTCGAGGCCGGCTACGAGGTGCACCTCAACTTCTCGCCCGTCATCCTCACGCCGGGCTGGCGCTCCGAGTGGGAGCAGCTGCTCCGCACGCTCGACGACACCCTCGCGCCCGCCACCAAGGCGCAGCTCGCCGCCGAGGTCATCATGCTCACGCACAACGAGCAGCTCCACGAGGTCAACATGGGCTGGCACCCGAATGCCGAGGAGCTCATCTGGCAGCCGGGCATGCAGGAGCGCAAGGTCAGCGAGAACGGCGCGATCAACGTGCGCTACCGCCGGGGCCTCAAGGGCGATGCGGTGGCCGAGTTCACGGCCCTCGTCCGCCGGATCATGCCGTACTGCCGCATCCGCTACGCGTTCTGAGGGGGGGGCGGCGGCGGCCCGGACAGCACGACGCGGGGCGCCCGGAGGCACCCCGCCGTCGCGACGCGTCGCTTCTAGCTCGTGAAGCGGTCGATCCAGCCCGCGACCGGGCGCTGCTGCTCGCCCTGCTGGGCGGCGAGGACCACGAGCACCGCGGTGAGCGCGGGGATCGCCCACTGCAGCGCCTTCTGCTGCTTTTGGGCCTTGGCCAGCTCGTCGGAGCTGCCGGCGCCGGGCTCGGTCGTGCCCGCTGCACCCTCGTCCGCGTGCTTCGCCATCTTCGTGCCGACGAGCGCCGAGTAGAGCGTCACGCCAGCCGCGCCGATGGTGAGGACGGCCTTGGCCTTCGTGTTGGTGCGGGCCTCCCCCTGGGCCGCGAGACGGCCCTTGTTCGCGGAGATCAGGCCGAGGCCGCCGATGGCGTGCGCGCCGAGGGCGGCGAGCTGCACGGGTGCCCAGCGGGCCCAGCCGATGGACGAGAGGCGGAGGCGCTCCTGCGGCTGCTTCGCCTTCGCCGTCGCGCCGTTGAGGCCGACGGCGCCCATGAGGGATCCGCCGAACCAGGCCGCGAGGCCCAGGTCGTGCATGCTCCTGATGACGGTGTTGCGTTCTGACATGGTGCTTCTCCCGAGTCGTCCGCGACCGCCCGCGGGGCGATCGCTGTCTGTGAGCTGGACGCTACGCCCGGGATCGAGCAGTGTGTCCGCGGGTGGCGGATGCCCAGGATCACGCCATCGACCGGCGTCGCCGTCCGGTGCCCGGATCCTGGGAGTCGGGCCCCGTGCCCTTGGCGCGCCTCCCGCGGCCCGGTTGGCTGGACGCGTGCTCGCCGTCCGGCGGGACGGACGACACGAGGGGACGGATGCCATGGGCAAGGCGTGGATGGTGATGGTCGCGGCGGTGCTCGGCGGCCACGGGTTCGTGGGGCTCTTCATCGAGGGGTCGCACATGCTGGGGGTCCTCAACGTCGACTTCTTCCTCGACGCCCTCTACCTGCTGAGCGCGCTCGCGCTGCTCGTCGCCGGCACCCGTCAGCTCGGCGCCGGCGCGATCCGCGCGACGCTCGCGGCCTTCGGCGGCCTGTACACGCTCATGGGCGTGCTGAGCCTGCTCGATCCCCGGCTCGGCGGCCTCGCGCCCACCGGCTTCACCATCGTCGACGACTTCCTCTTCTTCGGCATCGGCCTCTCGGGCCTCGTCCTCGCGCTCACGCCCAGCTCGGCCGAGCCGCTCACCACGGGCGGCAAGCCGCTCAACTAGCGGGAACGCGACGACGACAAGGGCGCGACCCGGCATCGGCCGGGTCGCGCCCTCGTCGTGCGCGGGTCGCGCGTCAGGCCCGGTGGATCCGCACCGTGATCACCTGGAAGGCCCGCAGCACGAGCCGCACACCGCGGCCGTCGGCCTCGGGCTCGAACGCGATCGACCGCGGGAAGCCCGCGCCGAGCGGGCGCTCGAGCACGTCCACCTCGGTGAACCGGTCGGCGTCGAGGTGCGCCTCGAGCCGGGTCGCGGCGCGCGCCCCCGTGGACTCG
Proteins encoded in this window:
- a CDS encoding spore photoproduct lyase family protein; the encoded protein is MTEPALVADPKPRRALLDITRIYAEPAALELPRGQEIVGAWPDATIVEVASHWQIPEVHGDEANVARWVRIKTEALVVGVKKSLVTRPNGRSADFIAPSTANGCAMACAYCYVPRRKGYSNPITVFANIEQIQRHGARHIAKQGPKVEPNQCDPEAWVYDIGENSDCSADARVSENVRDLVELFRMSPTATASFATNHVNREMLQWDPMGRTRVRFSLMPEAVARVTDIRTSPIPERIAAIDDFVEAGYEVHLNFSPVILTPGWRSEWEQLLRTLDDTLAPATKAQLAAEVIMLTHNEQLHEVNMGWHPNAEELIWQPGMQERKVSENGAINVRYRRGLKGDAVAEFTALVRRIMPYCRIRYAF